One segment of Shewanella piezotolerans WP3 DNA contains the following:
- the aqpZ gene encoding aquaporin Z, which produces MNISQKMAAEFIGTLWLVLGGCGSAVLAAAFPDVGIGLLGVAFAFGLTVLTMAYAIGHISGCHLNPAVSFGLWAGGRFPASELAPYIIAQVLGGIAGAGILYLIASGQDGFSLADGFASNGFDAHSPGGYSLTAALVCEIVMTLFFLIIILGATDERAPKGFAPIAIGLGLTLIHLISIPVTNTSVNPARSTGPALFVGDWALSQLWLFWLAPIIGAILAGVIYKFFNAKD; this is translated from the coding sequence ATGAATATATCTCAAAAAATGGCGGCGGAGTTTATCGGCACATTATGGTTAGTGTTAGGTGGTTGTGGTAGTGCGGTACTCGCAGCAGCTTTTCCTGACGTTGGCATTGGCTTACTCGGAGTCGCCTTTGCCTTTGGTCTGACTGTATTAACCATGGCCTATGCTATTGGTCATATATCGGGATGTCACCTCAACCCCGCGGTATCATTTGGCTTGTGGGCCGGTGGCCGTTTTCCAGCATCGGAGCTTGCACCCTATATTATCGCCCAAGTATTGGGTGGTATCGCAGGAGCAGGTATTTTATATCTAATAGCATCGGGACAAGATGGCTTTAGTCTCGCTGACGGCTTCGCTTCTAATGGCTTTGATGCGCACTCTCCTGGTGGATATAGCCTAACTGCGGCACTGGTGTGTGAAATAGTCATGACACTTTTTTTTCTTATTATTATTTTGGGTGCAACCGATGAGCGCGCTCCTAAAGGCTTTGCTCCCATCGCTATTGGACTCGGTCTTACGCTTATCCACCTTATCAGTATTCCAGTAACTAATACCTCAGTTAACCCAGCTCGAAGTACTGGCCCCGCACTCTTTGTTGGTGATTGGGCTCTGTCTCAACTCTGGCTATTTTGGCTGGCTCCAATTATTGGCGCCATACTCGCAGGCGTTATCTATAAGTTCTTTAACGCAAAAGACTAG
- a CDS encoding DUF2750 domain-containing protein — MSNKSKSLKQITEMTPESRYDYLVEQVKEHKTLWSLQDLDGCVMLTTDDEDCIPMWPTEEAAALWAVDDWKDCQALAIPVDEWLERWVPGMQDDDLFVAVFPVQDDLGVVIPPFELEERLAPKKRH; from the coding sequence ATGAGCAACAAAAGCAAAAGCTTAAAGCAAATTACTGAAATGACGCCAGAATCTCGTTACGACTACTTAGTAGAACAAGTTAAAGAACACAAGACATTATGGTCACTACAAGATTTAGACGGTTGCGTAATGCTGACAACCGATGATGAAGATTGCATTCCTATGTGGCCAACAGAAGAAGCGGCTGCACTTTGGGCAGTAGATGACTGGAAAGACTGCCAAGCATTAGCAATCCCCGTCGATGAGTGGTTAGAGCGTTGGGTGCCAGGTATGCAAGATGACGATCTTTTCGTTGCAGTATTCCCTGTTCAGGACGATCTGGGTGTGGTAATCCCTCCCTTCGAGCTTGAAGAGCGTTTAGCCCCTAAAAAGCGTCACTAA
- a CDS encoding chloride channel protein, with translation MSLYQTIVKMQQQVKKYLSTELKDTLSQAKVSVQLCLLALLFALFASGVILLFRLLLVWFDTYTQTQALNFTDIIDDWRVLLPLFGSFLIWGVAKMGSKRYKRMGIAYVIHRVKLHYGKIPLQSAPGQFFQALFALATNFSVGREGPAIHLGAVSASVLAEKFKLPDNSVRIMCASGIAAGIAAIFNAPLAAVIFVFEVVLREYKIHYFFPVMISAICGALSSQIVFGNVHEFEQIGATVIPLSQYPLLALFGIVLGCIAAFFNRSLLSITAMGQKWPLMQRLLLAGAITTLVGLVLPQAIGSGELAIAETISEHPSILFLSAILIGKMVTTIAAIGLGIPGGLIGPLYGIGALLGTILGLICAMWFPSIAPYIGLYTIIGMTGMMGVCLSAPLAALVALIELTDNASIILPSMFVVIPAFLISHQGFKTKSIFFKQLEIMGLGYKVAPVNLGLQKVGVRHLMDKRFVIVRDDDELLLEVLKRAEGRSVLARNTNDAVEMIQLELQASDTATTLTRHPIQGIPDTATLNEVYLCLSIERRGEVYIYQDNSDNIVGVINWAMLQKEIRSGQV, from the coding sequence ATGTCTTTGTATCAAACAATCGTTAAAATGCAGCAGCAAGTTAAAAAGTATCTCAGTACTGAACTTAAAGACACGCTTTCTCAAGCGAAGGTAAGTGTTCAGCTGTGTCTACTTGCATTGCTTTTTGCCTTGTTTGCATCAGGTGTCATCCTGCTTTTTAGATTGCTCTTAGTTTGGTTTGACACCTATACCCAGACTCAGGCTCTGAATTTTACGGATATCATCGATGACTGGCGAGTGTTATTGCCGCTTTTCGGATCTTTTTTGATCTGGGGCGTAGCAAAAATGGGATCTAAACGATATAAACGCATGGGAATTGCCTATGTAATTCATCGCGTTAAGCTGCATTATGGCAAAATCCCACTGCAATCAGCCCCGGGGCAGTTCTTTCAAGCGCTGTTTGCCCTAGCAACCAACTTCTCTGTTGGCCGTGAAGGTCCAGCGATTCATCTCGGCGCCGTCAGTGCTAGCGTACTCGCTGAAAAATTCAAACTGCCCGATAACAGTGTCCGTATTATGTGTGCCAGCGGTATCGCTGCTGGTATCGCAGCCATTTTCAATGCGCCGTTAGCAGCGGTTATTTTTGTATTTGAAGTGGTGCTGCGTGAATACAAAATTCACTACTTTTTCCCAGTAATGATCTCTGCTATTTGCGGTGCATTAAGCAGTCAGATAGTTTTTGGTAATGTGCATGAGTTTGAACAGATAGGTGCAACAGTCATCCCCCTTAGCCAGTACCCACTGTTGGCACTGTTTGGCATTGTACTGGGTTGTATTGCGGCCTTTTTTAACCGTTCACTACTGAGCATTACCGCAATGGGTCAAAAGTGGCCATTAATGCAAAGACTACTGCTGGCTGGAGCCATTACGACTTTAGTTGGGTTGGTGTTACCACAAGCTATTGGTAGCGGCGAACTGGCCATTGCAGAAACAATTAGTGAGCACCCAAGCATTTTATTTTTAAGCGCAATACTCATTGGCAAGATGGTGACCACCATAGCTGCAATTGGACTTGGGATCCCTGGCGGTTTAATCGGTCCTTTATATGGTATAGGCGCCCTGCTCGGTACAATACTCGGCTTAATTTGTGCAATGTGGTTCCCATCGATTGCGCCTTATATTGGCCTGTACACCATTATTGGCATGACAGGCATGATGGGGGTTTGCTTGAGTGCGCCACTGGCCGCTCTAGTCGCTCTGATAGAATTAACGGATAACGCTTCTATCATTTTGCCGTCGATGTTCGTCGTTATTCCAGCATTCTTAATCTCACACCAAGGGTTTAAAACCAAATCAATCTTCTTCAAGCAGCTTGAAATAATGGGGCTTGGTTATAAAGTCGCGCCAGTGAACCTAGGTCTACAAAAGGTTGGCGTGCGTCATCTTATGGATAAGCGGTTTGTGATTGTTCGCGACGATGATGAGTTGCTGTTAGAGGTGTTAAAGCGCGCAGAAGGTCGCTCGGTATTAGCGCGTAATACCAATGACGCCGTCGAGATGATCCAACTTGAGCTGCAAGCCAGTGATACTGCCACCACCTTAACTAGGCATCCGATCCAAGGGATACCAGACACAGCGACTCTCAATGAGGTTTACCTATGCTTGTCTATAGAACGACGCGGCGAGGTCTACATTTATCAAGATAATTCGGACAATATAGTTGGCGTGATCAACTGGGCTATGCTTCAAAAAGAGATCCGTTCAGGACAAGTGTAA
- a CDS encoding winged helix-turn-helix domain-containing protein has protein sequence MVKLGIKFELGRCIVDPSDHSLRFLSSLESAEACTTLQPKFIEVLAYLASRFPDVVSREEIIEHIWDGNAYVGSKALTNAIWHLRQQLSPISDEPIIETVRKSGYRLLIEPQYSSADLVDDVDVLQQLQSRAESLTIALKRSWITVAAVSVISLITLAYHLYHDQIKMMEPQVSRLSWGGEAERFPAVSPDGQWLVYGSRNNGQSYSLYLKDLSDFNSSPKRLTSNASREARAVWSSDGTALYFPSTDKRTGDCFIKQFTIATANTVDLSRCNSYMSALDLAPNDTELAYIGFDLDTSTGGLYTVNLQETEAPPRRLSCLVDCNYRDRDLAYSTDGKWLAIARRFGNISEDIFIRNRATGEELRLTEGLEDIRGLSWHQDNKRLVFSTETSGVRNGFIIDISTKQSKALNIAGFSYPSFLANSNALVFERHKKEYQIVYLATDAAVASAPFPMLQSGFSFRNPDYSEQTKRIVYVSNLTGANELWTADINGENRRQLTRLNQRVAYPKWSHDGKNIAFLAPDAKGEGNVIHILNLASQSLSILTSPYIDHGRLNWSHDDSAIFTSTDDGLTQFFLSEHQVKVISDVDIRLAQATNDGRLLFTRDDKNGLWEMELDKPDKLTKIISSSVFREKHNWTVVDNGLFFKANGAGFQQINYWNFSEKALKPIIRLPSSSLSSFGSMSYSIAEQQLLMTLSKYSERDVMMLEHKLLR, from the coding sequence ATGGTAAAGCTGGGAATTAAGTTTGAACTTGGTCGTTGCATCGTTGATCCAAGCGACCATAGCTTGCGCTTTCTGTCCTCGCTTGAGAGTGCCGAAGCTTGTACTACGTTGCAGCCTAAGTTTATTGAAGTACTTGCTTACCTCGCGAGCCGCTTTCCTGATGTCGTATCTCGGGAGGAGATTATTGAGCATATTTGGGATGGTAATGCGTATGTCGGTAGTAAAGCACTTACCAATGCGATTTGGCATTTAAGACAACAACTTAGTCCTATATCCGATGAGCCCATCATAGAGACTGTGCGTAAAAGTGGTTACCGCTTGCTGATTGAGCCTCAATATAGTTCAGCTGACTTAGTCGACGATGTTGACGTGTTGCAGCAACTACAAAGCCGGGCTGAATCGTTAACTATTGCCTTAAAGCGCAGTTGGATTACGGTAGCAGCTGTCAGCGTGATAAGCCTTATTACACTGGCCTATCACCTTTATCATGATCAGATAAAAATGATGGAACCTCAGGTTTCTAGACTGTCTTGGGGCGGCGAAGCTGAACGTTTCCCTGCCGTGTCCCCAGATGGCCAATGGCTAGTATATGGCAGTCGTAATAATGGCCAAAGCTATAGCCTGTACTTGAAAGATCTATCAGACTTTAACAGTAGCCCTAAACGACTAACCTCTAACGCAAGCCGAGAAGCTCGTGCAGTTTGGAGCTCTGACGGTACAGCGTTATATTTTCCAAGTACTGACAAGCGAACAGGTGATTGCTTTATAAAACAGTTCACTATCGCCACGGCCAATACGGTTGATCTTAGTCGTTGTAATAGCTATATGTCAGCACTTGACCTTGCCCCTAACGATACAGAGCTGGCCTATATTGGCTTTGACTTAGACACTAGTACTGGTGGCTTATATACAGTTAATCTGCAAGAGACAGAGGCGCCGCCCCGTAGGCTTTCTTGCCTGGTGGATTGCAACTACCGCGATCGTGATTTAGCCTACAGTACCGACGGTAAATGGCTCGCTATCGCACGACGTTTTGGTAATATTTCAGAGGATATTTTCATTCGAAACCGCGCGACCGGAGAGGAGCTACGCTTAACTGAGGGGTTGGAGGATATTCGTGGACTTAGCTGGCATCAAGATAATAAGCGCTTAGTATTTAGCACTGAAACATCGGGGGTGCGTAATGGGTTCATTATTGATATTAGTACTAAGCAGTCTAAAGCTTTAAACATCGCCGGCTTTAGTTACCCAAGCTTTCTTGCGAATAGCAATGCTCTGGTGTTTGAACGTCATAAAAAAGAGTACCAGATCGTTTATTTAGCAACCGATGCCGCTGTGGCTAGTGCACCATTTCCGATGTTGCAGTCAGGGTTTAGCTTTCGAAATCCAGATTATTCTGAGCAGACCAAGCGTATTGTTTATGTCTCTAATCTCACTGGCGCCAATGAACTTTGGACTGCAGATATAAACGGTGAGAATCGGCGTCAATTGACACGGTTAAATCAGCGAGTTGCTTACCCTAAATGGTCTCATGACGGAAAGAATATCGCTTTTTTAGCACCTGATGCTAAAGGCGAGGGGAATGTGATCCATATACTTAACTTGGCCAGTCAAAGTTTGAGTATATTAACCTCACCGTACATCGACCATGGACGATTGAATTGGAGTCATGATGATAGCGCTATATTTACCTCAACGGATGATGGTTTAACGCAGTTCTTTCTTTCTGAACACCAAGTTAAAGTTATCTCTGATGTGGATATTCGTTTAGCCCAGGCCACTAACGATGGACGCTTGTTATTTACGCGAGATGATAAAAATGGCTTGTGGGAAATGGAGCTTGATAAGCCTGATAAGCTCACTAAGATCATCTCTTCGTCGGTTTTTAGAGAGAAGCACAATTGGACTGTGGTTGATAACGGCCTTTTTTTTAAAGCCAATGGGGCTGGCTTTCAACAGATAAACTATTGGAACTTTTCAGAGAAGGCATTGAAACCCATTATACGTCTACCTAGCTCAAGCCTAAGTTCATTTGGTTCAATGAGCTACAGTATAGCGGAGCAACAGTTGCTGATGACGCTGTCTAAATATTCAGAGCGTGACGTGATGATGCTTGAGCATAAGTTGCTAAGGTAA
- a CDS encoding TonB-dependent receptor plug domain-containing protein, producing the protein MKRSILSMAIALASITPATSFAAQAVQTQTADEPIEKIQVTGSRIKRADFEGVAPVTVISAGEIANSGLTSIAEVLQSSIASSGGSLNGESDGFTDSASSVNLRGMGANRTLVLINGRRQASFPSAAGGTSNFVDVSDIPTAAVQRIEILTGGASAIYGSDAVGGVVNIILKTEYEGAKVAVKYNDPTQGGGEQLDLSYLQGFNTENSQTLVMLEYKNVKQIQTYQRDLFYSPAYYEDDEGETRWGAGPYGDASASSWASWVRDYDKVYTSDKYSPVDEAQCENLFGDKGVYTPVGKYDCYYDKYADRGLQSAYDRLNLVLSSTYDLNDDWQLYGMVNASYKESTKYKDEKGFGTYIYEDTASGALSYEKTDFDDYNKFQMRRRMEEYPGTRTYDTQNTKAAISFGIDGAIGDYELDVSWSSSYNKYEKQNHHMVKADALLDLVTFDPNDTDASKWYPNNKLTTEQAESLIGDSTKESDSSMHQLQAVFTGDLIELSAGTLAFATTAEWARESYEDTLDATTTSGGYIGMGGTGGKGDRDRVAIAGELQIPLLADITAVKSLELSAALRYDHYLDDSSVGGATTPQVGLMYRPIEEVLVRANWGKSFRAPDMHRLYAGITRSFGSTEYPHPTIPDEVYEDQYDGISSGNLNLTEEKGDFWNLGLVANITDNADLTLDWWNIELEGAVKTISTDEMLDDAAQYDQTGNYTSCDQMNIVGYLNEFDDDGIENLQCMRKGPINSAYEASEGIDASFNYLFPETAAGEFKLKLAASYLIKKEYQETLDSDIEEQTETDYFPKWKGKASINWKMEDFSATLAYYYTGEAKGTDTFTLIDADGEEYEEDDYTDTLGAYQTLNLTLSYSAPWDGKFTAGVKNLTDEMPPLYDERNDEHNSWPFYEEDNSSYSAVGRSVFFGYSQKF; encoded by the coding sequence ATGAAACGTTCAATATTAAGTATGGCGATTGCGCTCGCCAGCATTACACCCGCTACTAGCTTTGCAGCACAAGCAGTGCAGACGCAAACTGCAGACGAGCCAATAGAGAAAATTCAGGTCACAGGTTCTCGCATTAAACGCGCCGATTTTGAAGGGGTAGCCCCCGTTACTGTTATCTCGGCAGGTGAGATAGCCAATAGTGGTCTAACTTCTATTGCCGAAGTATTGCAGTCTTCAATTGCCAGTAGTGGTGGCTCTCTTAATGGCGAAAGCGATGGTTTTACCGACAGTGCAAGCTCAGTCAATTTACGAGGAATGGGTGCCAACCGAACCCTAGTGCTTATCAATGGCCGCCGCCAAGCTTCATTCCCAAGCGCAGCGGGAGGCACTTCAAATTTTGTAGACGTGTCAGACATTCCCACCGCCGCAGTTCAGAGAATTGAAATCCTAACTGGCGGTGCATCTGCAATTTATGGCTCTGATGCCGTTGGTGGTGTAGTAAACATTATCCTTAAAACGGAATATGAAGGAGCCAAGGTTGCGGTAAAATATAACGACCCTACTCAAGGTGGCGGTGAACAGCTAGACCTTTCTTACCTACAAGGTTTCAATACTGAGAATAGCCAGACACTGGTCATGCTCGAATATAAAAACGTAAAACAGATCCAAACCTATCAAAGAGATCTTTTCTATAGCCCTGCTTATTATGAAGATGACGAGGGCGAAACACGTTGGGGGGCGGGTCCATATGGAGATGCTTCAGCATCAAGCTGGGCTTCGTGGGTGCGTGACTACGATAAGGTTTATACCAGCGACAAATACAGCCCTGTCGATGAAGCACAATGTGAAAACCTCTTTGGTGATAAGGGAGTCTACACCCCTGTAGGAAAGTATGACTGTTACTATGATAAGTACGCCGATCGCGGCTTACAATCAGCATATGACCGCCTAAATTTAGTACTTAGCAGCACCTATGATCTCAACGATGATTGGCAGCTATACGGCATGGTCAACGCTTCCTATAAAGAGTCAACCAAATACAAAGATGAGAAAGGCTTTGGCACCTATATCTACGAAGACACAGCTTCAGGTGCACTAAGCTATGAAAAAACCGACTTTGATGACTACAACAAGTTCCAAATGCGTCGCCGCATGGAAGAGTACCCAGGCACACGCACTTACGATACTCAAAATACTAAAGCTGCTATCTCTTTTGGCATTGATGGCGCTATAGGTGATTACGAGCTCGATGTTTCTTGGTCAAGCAGTTACAACAAATACGAAAAACAAAACCACCATATGGTCAAAGCGGATGCACTGCTCGATTTAGTGACATTTGACCCAAATGATACCGATGCATCCAAATGGTATCCAAACAATAAACTGACCACTGAGCAAGCCGAGTCACTAATTGGCGACTCAACTAAAGAGTCAGACTCAAGCATGCACCAATTACAAGCCGTGTTTACAGGCGACTTAATAGAACTATCGGCTGGAACTCTTGCTTTTGCCACGACTGCAGAATGGGCTCGTGAAAGCTATGAAGATACCTTAGATGCTACAACCACCAGCGGTGGCTATATTGGTATGGGTGGCACCGGCGGTAAAGGCGATAGAGATCGCGTTGCCATTGCAGGCGAACTGCAGATCCCACTATTGGCTGATATCACAGCGGTTAAATCATTAGAACTGTCTGCTGCACTACGTTACGACCACTACTTAGATGACTCTAGTGTTGGCGGCGCAACCACTCCACAAGTGGGGCTCATGTATCGCCCAATTGAAGAAGTACTTGTGAGAGCAAACTGGGGAAAAAGCTTTAGGGCACCAGATATGCATCGACTCTATGCTGGTATTACCCGTAGCTTTGGCTCGACCGAATACCCTCACCCAACGATTCCAGATGAAGTGTATGAAGATCAATATGACGGCATTAGTTCAGGCAACTTAAACCTCACCGAAGAGAAAGGTGACTTTTGGAACTTAGGTTTAGTCGCTAATATCACAGACAATGCCGATCTAACCTTAGATTGGTGGAATATCGAACTCGAAGGTGCTGTTAAAACAATTTCAACTGACGAGATGTTAGATGATGCAGCTCAGTATGATCAAACAGGTAACTACACCAGTTGCGACCAAATGAATATCGTCGGTTACCTTAACGAGTTTGATGACGATGGCATAGAAAACCTGCAGTGCATGCGAAAAGGCCCAATCAACAGCGCTTATGAAGCCTCTGAAGGTATTGATGCTAGCTTTAATTACCTATTCCCCGAAACCGCAGCGGGTGAGTTTAAGCTTAAGCTAGCCGCTTCATACTTAATCAAAAAAGAGTATCAAGAAACGCTTGATAGCGATATTGAAGAACAGACTGAAACCGATTACTTCCCTAAGTGGAAAGGTAAGGCGAGCATCAATTGGAAGATGGAAGACTTCTCCGCGACTTTAGCCTACTACTACACAGGCGAAGCTAAAGGCACCGACACCTTTACCCTTATCGACGCAGATGGTGAAGAGTATGAAGAAGATGATTACACCGACACGTTGGGCGCTTACCAAACCCTTAACCTGACATTAAGCTATAGCGCTCCGTGGGATGGTAAGTTTACCGCAGGTGTAAAAAACCTCACCGACGAAATGCCACCTTTATACGATGAGCGAAATGATGAGCACAACAGCTGGCCCTTCTATGAAGAGGACAACAGCAGTTATTCAGCCGTTGGCCGCAGCGTGTTCTTCGGTTACTCACAAAAGTTCTAA
- a CDS encoding alkaline phosphatase → MQYLMKSCAFLLSLLTLFSAHSASTLATTASTLTVPKNIIYVIGDGMGPAYTSAYRYFNDDPNTKAVEKTIFDQLLVGMSSTYPDDDTYVTDSAAAATALATSHKTYNGAIAVTKEQLPLTTLLEQAKALNKTTAVVVTSQINHATPASFLAHNEHRRNYNEIADSYLQNLIAGQPIADLMLGGGQQYFTRNDKDLSKGFVEHGYHYINNMADLDRLKQLPALGLFAKKGLEPALGSQYPQRLMQMTEKALELVSASTKPFMMMVEASQIDWCGHSNDISCAMAEMDDLAKTVTLIKAYIDAHPETLLVMTADHSTGGLSLGRAGTYQWKGQSLKHIKAMPKAIAEKMLQTEQPSSIWQQTTQLALTKEQNARLVKNVADAKLERKPTKYLSRFIKQLIDEVTYTGWTTSGHDGVDVQVFAYGKGYTAFTGHQDNTDIAAILMQMVSQ, encoded by the coding sequence ATGCAGTACTTAATGAAATCCTGTGCATTTTTGTTATCACTACTCACTCTTTTTAGCGCCCACTCTGCCAGCACATTGGCAACAACAGCCTCAACACTAACAGTACCGAAAAACATCATCTACGTTATCGGTGATGGTATGGGGCCAGCTTACACCTCCGCCTATCGCTACTTTAATGATGACCCAAACACAAAGGCGGTGGAAAAAACCATCTTCGACCAACTGTTGGTCGGCATGTCGAGTACCTACCCCGATGATGACACTTATGTCACCGATTCTGCGGCGGCGGCAACGGCCTTAGCCACCAGCCACAAAACCTATAATGGCGCGATTGCAGTAACGAAAGAGCAGCTGCCATTAACGACCTTGCTAGAGCAAGCAAAAGCGCTCAATAAAACCACTGCTGTGGTCGTGACCTCACAAATTAATCACGCCACACCAGCAAGCTTTCTTGCCCATAATGAGCACCGCCGTAACTACAATGAAATCGCCGATAGTTACCTGCAAAATCTAATTGCAGGTCAGCCAATAGCCGACCTAATGCTCGGTGGGGGGCAACAGTATTTCACCCGCAATGATAAAGATCTCAGTAAAGGATTTGTTGAGCACGGCTATCATTACATCAATAACATGGCGGATCTCGATCGACTAAAGCAGTTGCCTGCACTCGGGCTATTTGCAAAAAAAGGCTTAGAGCCAGCGCTTGGCAGTCAGTACCCACAGCGCTTAATGCAGATGACAGAAAAAGCACTTGAGCTTGTTAGCGCGAGTACTAAGCCTTTTATGATGATGGTCGAAGCCAGTCAAATTGATTGGTGTGGCCACAGCAACGATATTAGCTGTGCTATGGCAGAGATGGATGATTTGGCGAAGACGGTCACATTAATAAAAGCCTATATCGATGCTCATCCAGAAACCCTGCTAGTGATGACAGCCGATCATTCCACCGGTGGCCTCAGTTTAGGTCGAGCTGGCACTTACCAATGGAAGGGGCAATCATTAAAACATATTAAGGCTATGCCAAAGGCTATTGCAGAAAAAATGCTGCAAACAGAGCAGCCTAGTTCAATTTGGCAACAAACCACTCAGTTAGCACTGACGAAAGAGCAAAATGCCCGACTTGTCAAAAACGTTGCCGACGCAAAACTTGAAAGAAAGCCAACAAAGTACCTAAGCCGCTTTATAAAGCAACTCATTGATGAAGTCACTTATACAGGCTGGACAACGAGTGGGCACGATGGCGTAGATGTTCAGGTTTTTGCTTATGGCAAGGGATACACGGCGTTTACAGGTCATCAAGATAATACCGACATTGCCGCAATATTGATGCAGATGGTAAGCCAATAA
- a CDS encoding DUF6776 family protein, giving the protein MANYHRWLDRLQVIERQFRTSSTYLFLLIVTAFVLGALCFDVGSRYFTPKVEQQADRTQEYNALLKEQADTLAARNIELALEREANSNMQAMFVEQEGKQKELSRELAFYRSVMAPENSAEGIAINGLELIPELLPRQYRVKLVLTQLEKRRRSVSGRSEVSFIGLQDGKAKTIKLSELSEATFKFKFTYFQVLETEFTLPEGFILSRVKAKVVVPASRWTKGSQTEQEYSSQELLVNENEQSILLEQNGQVLDNSAQQIDVRGSND; this is encoded by the coding sequence ATGGCAAATTATCATCGTTGGCTCGATCGCTTGCAAGTGATTGAGCGACAATTTCGTACCTCTAGTACATATTTATTTTTATTGATTGTCACCGCTTTTGTTCTAGGGGCGTTATGTTTTGATGTTGGTTCTCGCTATTTTACGCCAAAAGTTGAGCAACAGGCTGATCGAACTCAAGAGTATAATGCGCTGTTAAAGGAGCAAGCCGATACGTTAGCTGCGCGCAATATTGAGTTGGCATTAGAGCGAGAAGCCAACAGTAACATGCAAGCTATGTTTGTTGAGCAAGAAGGTAAACAGAAGGAGCTTTCTCGTGAGCTGGCATTTTACCGTAGTGTGATGGCGCCTGAAAACAGCGCAGAAGGCATAGCGATTAATGGTTTAGAGTTGATACCTGAGCTATTACCCCGTCAGTACCGTGTTAAATTGGTGCTGACTCAACTTGAAAAGCGTCGGCGTTCAGTGTCGGGGCGCAGTGAAGTGAGCTTTATCGGTCTGCAAGATGGTAAAGCTAAAACCATTAAGTTATCTGAATTAAGTGAAGCAACATTCAAATTTAAGTTTACCTATTTTCAGGTTCTAGAAACAGAATTTACTTTACCTGAAGGCTTCATCTTATCTAGAGTGAAGGCTAAGGTTGTTGTTCCAGCAAGTCGCTGGACTAAAGGGTCACAGACTGAACAGGAATATAGTTCACAAGAATTACTTGTGAATGAAAATGAGCAGAGCATATTACTTGAACAAAACGGTCAGGTATTAGATAATTCTGCACAGCAAATAGATGTAAGAGGTAGTAATGACTGA
- the erpA gene encoding iron-sulfur cluster insertion protein ErpA, translating to MTEQAEDALPISFTDAAALKVKTLLDEEENDALKLRVYVTGGGCSGFQYGFTFDEKVNEGDFTVEKQGVQLVVDPMSLQYLVGGEVDYTSGLEGSRFFVKNPNATTTCGCGASFSV from the coding sequence ATGACTGAACAAGCTGAAGATGCTTTGCCAATTAGCTTTACTGATGCGGCTGCATTAAAAGTAAAAACCTTGCTCGATGAAGAAGAAAACGATGCCCTTAAATTACGTGTGTACGTAACTGGTGGCGGTTGCTCAGGTTTCCAATATGGTTTCACTTTTGATGAGAAAGTAAACGAAGGTGACTTTACTGTAGAGAAGCAGGGTGTTCAGTTAGTTGTTGACCCTATGAGCCTGCAATACCTTGTTGGTGGTGAAGTGGATTACACTTCAGGCCTTGAGGGATCACGCTTTTTCGTGAAGAATCCAAACGCGACGACAACCTGTGGTTGTGGTGCTAGCTTCTCAGTATAG
- a CDS encoding c-type cytochrome: protein MSVMKVKLAAFIFVLAPLAGQVPQLQAQESQKLLNMCIACHGVDGSNRYSSIPNLKGQNAAYMVEQLKQFKSGQRPDKTMSKVAKLLTEEQMQQMANYFYTGKEQH, encoded by the coding sequence ATGAGTGTTATGAAAGTTAAGTTAGCTGCGTTTATTTTTGTACTCGCACCACTTGCAGGACAAGTGCCGCAGTTACAGGCACAAGAAAGTCAAAAATTGCTGAATATGTGTATCGCCTGCCATGGAGTTGATGGTAGTAACCGTTACAGCTCGATCCCCAACCTAAAGGGTCAAAACGCAGCCTATATGGTTGAGCAGCTCAAACAATTCAAATCAGGTCAACGGCCGGATAAGACGATGAGCAAGGTCGCAAAACTGCTAACCGAAGAGCAGATGCAACAGATGGCAAACTACTTCTATACAGGAAAGGAACAACACTAA